The proteins below are encoded in one region of Polynucleobacter sp. AP-Elch-400A-B2:
- a CDS encoding DUF2237 family protein has translation MSTDLPLNVLGQPLVACSFDPLTGFFRDGCCKTNEQDLGSHLVCAIVSNDFLQFSLKRGNDLITPRPEYQFPGLIAGDQWCLCLNRWIEALEANCAPRIKLESTHIKALKKVSLEVLEQYAVVEQF, from the coding sequence ATGTCTACTGATCTACCCCTCAATGTTTTAGGTCAACCCTTGGTTGCCTGCTCGTTTGATCCACTCACTGGATTTTTTAGGGATGGTTGCTGCAAGACTAATGAACAAGATCTTGGTAGTCACTTAGTCTGCGCGATTGTGAGCAATGACTTTCTGCAATTTAGCCTCAAACGTGGCAACGATCTCATTACCCCGCGTCCTGAATATCAGTTCCCAGGACTGATTGCTGGAGATCAGTGGTGTCTTTGTTTGAACCGCTGGATCGAGGCCTTAGAAGCCAACTGTGCGCCTAGGATTAAGCTAGAGAGCACGCACATCAAAGCTTTGAAGAAAGTCTCGCTAGAAGTACTAGAACAATATGCAGTGGTAGAGCAGTTTTAA
- a CDS encoding CaiB/BaiF CoA-transferase family protein yields the protein MEPLAKLKVIEMGQLIAGPFAAKTLGDFGADVIKIEPPKVGDALRKWRLLKDGTSVWWQVQSRNKRSLSLDLKQAEAQEIVRTLIKEADVLIENFRPGTLEGWGLDPEKLLELNPKLIVLRISGYGQTGPYRDKPGFGVVAEAMGGLRHLTAEPGRVPVRVGISIGDTLASLHGVIGILLALQERHQSGKGQIIDIALYEAVFNCMESLVPEYSAFGEVRQAGGSALPGIAPSNAYLCVDGGYVLIAGNGDSIFKRLMNLVGRADLANDPALENNDGRVARVAELDQAIGIWAQTMTTDQALQLLDSVAVPAGKIYTVADIVSDPHYKARGNIESIQMHDGTKLDVPSVLPKLSRTPGSIKTLAPDIGENTDEILQSIGLTEAQVASLKERGIAFTK from the coding sequence ATGGAGCCATTAGCCAAGCTAAAAGTGATTGAGATGGGCCAGTTAATCGCTGGACCATTTGCCGCTAAAACGCTGGGAGATTTTGGTGCTGATGTCATCAAGATTGAGCCACCCAAAGTAGGGGATGCCTTGCGTAAATGGCGCTTGCTTAAAGATGGCACTTCAGTCTGGTGGCAGGTTCAGTCGCGCAATAAGCGCTCTCTCTCATTGGATTTAAAGCAAGCTGAAGCTCAAGAAATTGTTCGCACCTTAATCAAAGAAGCAGATGTTCTGATCGAGAATTTTCGACCGGGCACTTTAGAGGGTTGGGGACTTGATCCAGAGAAATTGCTTGAGCTCAATCCTAAGCTGATTGTTTTAAGAATTAGTGGTTATGGCCAAACTGGACCTTATCGAGATAAGCCGGGATTTGGTGTGGTTGCTGAGGCGATGGGCGGCTTGCGACATTTAACTGCTGAGCCAGGAAGAGTGCCAGTTCGTGTTGGTATTAGCATCGGCGATACCTTGGCATCATTGCATGGCGTGATTGGAATTTTATTGGCACTACAAGAGCGTCATCAGAGTGGCAAAGGCCAAATCATTGATATTGCCTTATATGAGGCGGTCTTCAATTGCATGGAAAGCTTGGTGCCTGAATACAGCGCTTTTGGAGAAGTACGGCAAGCAGGCGGTAGTGCCTTACCCGGCATTGCTCCGAGCAATGCCTACCTTTGCGTTGACGGCGGCTATGTATTAATTGCCGGTAATGGTGATAGCATCTTTAAGCGCCTGATGAATCTCGTTGGTCGAGCAGATTTAGCGAATGATCCGGCACTTGAAAATAATGATGGCAGGGTAGCGCGGGTTGCGGAGTTAGATCAGGCGATTGGTATTTGGGCTCAAACAATGACGACTGATCAGGCTCTACAGTTACTCGATTCAGTGGCGGTTCCTGCTGGGAAAATATATACCGTCGCTGATATCGTCAGCGACCCCCATTACAAAGCGCGTGGCAATATCGAAAGTATTCAGATGCATGACGGGACCAAATTAGATGTTCCAAGCGTGCTGCCAAAGCTTTCGCGTACCCCTGGATCAATTAAAACTCTGGCTCCGGATATTGGAGAAAATACAGATGAAATTTTACAAAGCATCGGTTTGACGGAGGCTCAAGTGGCATCCTTAAAAGAGCGCGGTATTGCCTTCACTAAATAA
- a CDS encoding hydroxymethylglutaryl-CoA lyase: MTRIYFNDVVTRDGFQIEPNFIPTDDKIKLVDELSQCGFAKIEVTSFTSPKAIPMLRDAEEVMGRITRVPGVEYTVLVPNLRGAERAFESRADEFNLVMSASETHNLANLRMGREKSFAGLAEVIQYVDGRTPINVSLSTAFGCPMEGDVPQSVVENLVQRFADLGIRGVSICDTTGMAHPAQVATMANDLQKKFSDLQLTFHFHNTRGMGLANLLAAVQSGITRFDGSLGGLGGCPYAPGASGNISSEDAVHMLDAMGYDTGINISKLIDLARELPLIVGHPVPGQVAKAGSSCTLHPAPAYVAELR, encoded by the coding sequence ATGACTAGAATTTATTTCAATGATGTGGTGACTAGGGATGGGTTCCAGATTGAACCCAATTTCATTCCTACTGATGACAAGATAAAGTTAGTAGATGAGCTTAGCCAGTGTGGATTCGCCAAGATTGAGGTGACCTCATTTACATCGCCTAAAGCTATTCCTATGCTGCGCGATGCAGAAGAAGTCATGGGTAGAATCACGCGCGTACCTGGGGTTGAATATACGGTCTTAGTGCCGAATTTACGCGGCGCTGAGCGTGCCTTTGAATCTCGTGCAGATGAATTTAATCTGGTGATGTCTGCTTCTGAAACTCATAATTTAGCTAATTTGCGAATGGGCCGAGAAAAAAGTTTTGCTGGATTGGCTGAAGTGATCCAGTATGTAGACGGTAGAACCCCCATCAATGTTTCACTATCCACTGCTTTTGGTTGCCCGATGGAAGGCGATGTACCGCAAAGCGTAGTAGAGAATTTGGTGCAACGCTTTGCAGACTTGGGTATACGTGGTGTCTCTATTTGCGATACCACCGGTATGGCACATCCTGCACAAGTGGCGACCATGGCAAATGATTTACAGAAGAAGTTTTCTGACCTGCAATTGACCTTCCATTTTCACAATACTCGTGGAATGGGCTTAGCCAACCTGCTAGCTGCTGTGCAGTCTGGGATTACTCGGTTTGATGGCTCTCTTGGTGGATTAGGGGGATGTCCTTACGCGCCAGGTGCTAGCGGCAATATTTCCAGTGAAGATGCTGTTCATATGCTCGATGCCATGGGATACGATACAGGCATTAATATCTCTAAATTAATCGATTTGGCACGTGAGTTGCCTTTGATTGTTGGACATCCCGTGCCGGGACAAGTTGCCAAGGCTGGTAGTAGCTGCACTTTACATCCAGCCCCAGCTTACGTGGCTGAATTGCGTTAA
- a CDS encoding transporter, with product MIYIRTALVLLALTKPLLTWAIDLQPNDIVAPLPNKNYVTVSYLNTENNTFYRNGSAASSSPIIDTQSAIFRGTRTYDLGSLPAVSFIQLPYGSIQPGGSLVSQAGDTGIGDLTIATAIWPYHNRVTRTYLGLAGYLISPTGSYSSQRAFNVGENRFRTDLQVGFQTPITSNVDGMIAVDTMWFGSNSQCATACNLTTNGSLTQKPLTTTQLGPIYRINQTFTVAASYFYVAGGATSINNNYQNNVTNTQRFLLSGQAHTSIGRISLQYGRDTEIKNGYVQTRLLAVRLMKEF from the coding sequence ATGATTTACATTCGAACCGCCCTAGTCTTATTAGCCTTAACTAAACCACTTCTAACGTGGGCGATAGATTTGCAACCTAACGATATTGTTGCGCCACTGCCCAATAAAAATTACGTCACGGTGAGCTACCTGAATACCGAGAACAACACGTTCTATCGAAACGGTAGCGCTGCATCGAGCAGCCCTATCATTGATACTCAGAGCGCAATTTTTCGTGGCACCAGAACGTATGATCTAGGCAGCCTGCCAGCAGTCAGCTTTATTCAGCTACCCTACGGATCTATTCAACCAGGGGGCTCACTAGTAAGTCAAGCAGGCGATACTGGGATTGGTGATCTCACGATTGCAACAGCAATATGGCCGTATCACAACAGAGTCACCAGAACCTATCTTGGCCTAGCGGGATACCTCATTAGTCCAACTGGCAGCTACTCCAGTCAGCGAGCTTTTAATGTGGGTGAGAATCGCTTTCGCACGGACTTGCAGGTGGGCTTTCAAACACCGATCACCTCCAATGTGGATGGCATGATTGCAGTCGACACCATGTGGTTTGGCAGCAATAGTCAATGTGCTACTGCATGCAACTTAACTACTAACGGATCCTTAACTCAAAAGCCACTGACAACCACTCAGCTAGGCCCCATCTACCGTATCAATCAAACCTTTACCGTAGCAGCCTCTTACTTTTATGTCGCTGGTGGTGCAACATCAATTAACAACAACTATCAGAATAACGTTACCAATACACAAAGATTCTTATTAAGTGGGCAAGCCCACACATCGATTGGTAGAATTTCTTTGCAATACGGACGTGACACAGAAATTAAAAACGGCTATGTTCAAACGCGCTTACTTGCTGTCAGACTCATGAAAGAGTTTTAA
- a CDS encoding lipase family protein, producing the protein MKNLFKIFLLPLFFIGSLPLCVQAAPPLPPFYEAVTKMSPAGKLGQIVKQEKIKTSVQGAQAWRIAYISSDVAERKTIATAVIIAPLGAAPKEGRPILAWAHGTTGSAQSCGPSQIVDPTAPLNEYFLADGNSWTDYGIPNVEQFIKEGYVIIATDYQGLGGGGKHQYAIAGTNGRDVINSVRAASSMKEPGAGKRAIAYGWSQGGGAILAAASLLDYQSLQGTAADNLQFLGFIGLAPDDQAAMLRNPPTDELGANKLINEFTQANVPNIFLFAHYVMGLWGAQAAYPHLKLTDILTDEGAQFVDKLASNKCVHVMADSFNYAYGDKYKSLLKPQASNSLAWVKALIDGSVKPIKPVVPVVIYWGTKDTAVPPIEHELYQKQMCAMGANIQRVQLPGEQTHFSTPGVSAPMYLTWIKDRIAGKQLANGCPVN; encoded by the coding sequence ATGAAAAATTTATTCAAGATATTTTTATTGCCCCTATTCTTTATTGGCTCACTTCCCTTGTGCGTTCAAGCAGCTCCACCGCTTCCGCCTTTTTATGAAGCTGTCACAAAAATGAGCCCCGCAGGAAAATTGGGGCAAATCGTAAAGCAAGAGAAAATTAAAACATCAGTGCAGGGTGCGCAAGCATGGAGAATTGCTTATATTTCATCTGATGTAGCTGAGCGCAAGACTATTGCCACGGCGGTCATCATTGCCCCTCTGGGAGCCGCCCCAAAAGAAGGAAGACCTATTTTGGCGTGGGCGCACGGTACCACGGGATCGGCTCAAAGTTGTGGCCCATCCCAAATTGTTGATCCAACCGCTCCCTTGAATGAATATTTTTTAGCGGATGGCAACTCTTGGACCGACTACGGCATTCCGAATGTTGAGCAATTCATTAAGGAAGGCTATGTGATTATTGCCACGGATTACCAAGGGCTGGGCGGTGGTGGTAAACATCAATATGCGATTGCGGGGACCAATGGTAGAGATGTTATTAATTCTGTAAGAGCAGCAAGCTCAATGAAAGAGCCTGGCGCTGGCAAGAGGGCGATTGCTTACGGTTGGTCGCAGGGTGGCGGAGCAATTCTAGCTGCTGCAAGTTTGCTTGACTACCAATCCCTTCAAGGCACTGCCGCAGATAATCTTCAATTTCTTGGGTTTATTGGCTTGGCACCAGATGATCAAGCAGCTATGCTCCGTAACCCACCGACTGATGAGCTTGGCGCGAACAAGTTGATCAATGAATTTACTCAGGCCAATGTCCCGAATATATTTTTATTCGCTCACTATGTAATGGGTCTTTGGGGTGCTCAAGCCGCATATCCACATCTCAAGTTGACAGATATCCTGACTGATGAGGGCGCGCAGTTTGTGGATAAATTGGCTAGTAATAAGTGTGTTCATGTGATGGCTGATTCTTTTAATTATGCTTATGGAGACAAGTACAAGTCTTTGTTGAAGCCTCAGGCTAGCAACTCCTTAGCCTGGGTAAAAGCGTTAATTGATGGTAGTGTGAAGCCAATTAAACCTGTTGTACCAGTTGTTATTTACTGGGGCACTAAAGACACTGCAGTTCCCCCAATTGAGCATGAGCTATATCAAAAGCAGATGTGCGCTATGGGTGCAAACATACAGAGAGTCCAGTTGCCAGGAGAGCAAACCCACTTTAGTACTCCCGGCGTTTCAGCTCCCATGTATCTGACTTGGATTAAAGATCGTATTGCTGGAAAGCAATTGGCTAATGGATGTCCAGTTAATTAG
- a CDS encoding DASH family cryptochrome, translating to MTVIVYWFRNDLRLADNPAFAQACLKADQLLPVYVHDSKEQGKVYGFERQGPYRQTFLRASLDDLKAQLQAQGSDLLELSGESAEVLLQLVKSTAAIAIYCEQIEAPEEIEQVRIMQEQGVDVEEFWQSSMLDPQAFPFSLEKMPDVFTAFRRDVERAQLKFARPINAPKQIPMLPAALPQSSMPFCSPQSDAHPFFLGGATAAQVHLSQYLERRLPDSYKETRNQLIGRDYSSKFSAWLALGCISARDIAAQINEYENHFGANDGTYWLWFELLWRDYFRFIHFKYGQKLYRASGLTGVPVKPSYAASFEQWRTGTTGTVLVDAGMRELQQSGYLSNRMRQIVASYWIYDMKGDWRAGAAWFESQLIDYDVYSNQGNWLYIAGRGTDPRGGRPFNVAKQTQDHDPKEIYRKLWLSPQ from the coding sequence GTGACAGTCATCGTCTATTGGTTTCGAAATGATTTACGTTTGGCAGACAATCCTGCCTTTGCTCAGGCATGTTTGAAAGCTGACCAGCTCTTGCCGGTTTATGTGCACGATTCAAAAGAACAAGGGAAGGTTTATGGCTTTGAGCGACAAGGACCGTATCGGCAGACTTTTTTAAGGGCATCCTTAGATGATTTAAAGGCTCAGCTTCAAGCTCAAGGGTCAGACCTATTGGAATTGTCCGGCGAGTCAGCAGAGGTATTACTGCAGCTAGTCAAAAGTACTGCTGCAATCGCAATCTATTGCGAGCAAATCGAAGCCCCTGAAGAGATTGAGCAAGTCAGAATAATGCAGGAGCAGGGTGTTGATGTTGAAGAGTTTTGGCAATCGAGTATGCTAGATCCACAAGCCTTTCCATTCTCCTTGGAAAAAATGCCCGATGTATTTACGGCATTTCGGCGTGATGTAGAGCGGGCACAACTCAAGTTCGCTCGGCCCATCAATGCGCCTAAGCAGATTCCGATGTTGCCGGCAGCCTTGCCTCAGAGTTCAATGCCATTCTGTAGCCCTCAATCTGATGCTCACCCTTTCTTTTTAGGAGGTGCTACTGCCGCACAAGTACACCTCAGTCAATATTTAGAGCGACGCCTTCCTGATAGTTATAAGGAGACGCGGAATCAACTCATTGGGAGAGATTACTCCAGTAAGTTTTCAGCATGGTTGGCTTTAGGTTGCATTTCAGCACGGGATATCGCAGCGCAAATCAACGAGTATGAAAATCACTTTGGCGCCAACGATGGGACCTATTGGCTTTGGTTTGAATTACTTTGGCGTGACTACTTCCGTTTTATTCATTTTAAGTATGGTCAGAAGTTGTATCGCGCCAGTGGTTTAACTGGTGTACCCGTAAAACCATCGTATGCAGCCAGTTTTGAACAATGGCGTACGGGCACCACGGGCACTGTTTTAGTTGATGCAGGTATGCGCGAGTTGCAGCAGAGTGGTTATCTATCGAACCGTATGCGTCAGATTGTGGCTAGTTACTGGATATACGATATGAAAGGTGATTGGCGCGCAGGCGCAGCGTGGTTTGAGTCTCAGCTAATTGATTATGACGTCTATAGCAATCAAGGAAATTGGCTTTATATTGCCGGGCGCGGAACGGATCCTAGGGGTGGTAGACCTTTTAATGTAGCCAAGCAAACTCAAGACCACGATCCAAAAGAAATCTACCGCAAACTTTGGCTCTCACCCCAATAG
- a CDS encoding histidine phosphatase family protein — MMMKFLPPLLVVLTTLIGAQGTALAQTELASAMQDGRHVLLMRHADAPGYGDPRGYQLTQCSTQRNLGEAGNRQAQLTGEWLAKQGISKAQVYSSPWCRCFDTAILLNKGAVTKEAALGSFFDDMSQAKKQTDDLAKLIQDERIKYPKAPIIMVTHHVNIQSFTGKVVNSGDMVLVKVNSSGQALSHKLYPSP, encoded by the coding sequence ATGATGATGAAATTTTTACCTCCACTACTTGTTGTTCTAACGACCCTCATTGGTGCTCAAGGTACTGCTCTCGCCCAAACTGAGTTGGCCAGCGCAATGCAAGATGGTCGGCACGTTTTACTCATGCGGCATGCCGATGCACCAGGGTATGGAGATCCTAGAGGCTATCAATTAACTCAGTGCTCCACCCAACGCAATCTGGGTGAAGCAGGTAATCGCCAGGCTCAGCTGACTGGTGAATGGCTAGCTAAGCAGGGCATTAGCAAAGCACAGGTCTATAGCAGTCCTTGGTGTCGTTGCTTTGATACGGCAATTCTTCTGAATAAGGGTGCCGTTACCAAGGAGGCAGCATTGGGTTCTTTTTTCGATGATATGAGTCAGGCCAAAAAACAAACTGATGATTTAGCCAAGCTGATTCAGGATGAGCGTATCAAATATCCTAAAGCACCCATCATCATGGTAACCCACCATGTCAATATCCAATCCTTTACCGGCAAGGTTGTTAATTCAGGGGATATGGTTTTGGTAAAAGTAAATTCATCTGGTCAAGCTTTGTCCCATAAGCTCTACCCTAGCCCTTAG
- a CDS encoding cupin domain-containing protein yields MNINSDYSKRVVINHHDLPWVPSPEAGIERRMLDRVGDEIAKASSIVRYLPNSHFPTHTHEFGEEILVLDGVFSDEAGDYPAGTYIMNPPGSSHAPHSQTGCTLFVKLRHLGVEQVERELVDTKSAPWHQGMVPGLHVMPLMRQGNGSTLVRWAPQTYFNPHKHYGGEEIFVVDGVFEDEHGRYPAGSWIRSPHLSLHQPFSKEGCTIFVKTGHLLV; encoded by the coding sequence ATGAATATCAACTCTGACTACAGTAAGAGAGTCGTGATTAATCATCATGATCTACCTTGGGTTCCTAGCCCTGAAGCGGGTATTGAAAGACGTATGCTGGATCGTGTTGGCGATGAAATTGCAAAGGCAAGCTCGATCGTTCGTTATTTACCTAATTCTCATTTTCCAACGCACACCCATGAATTTGGTGAGGAGATATTGGTGCTTGATGGAGTATTTAGCGATGAAGCCGGCGATTATCCGGCTGGCACCTACATCATGAATCCCCCTGGATCTTCTCATGCTCCTCATAGTCAAACGGGTTGCACTCTTTTTGTGAAGCTGCGACATCTTGGAGTTGAGCAAGTGGAGCGAGAGCTCGTTGATACCAAATCAGCGCCTTGGCATCAAGGCATGGTTCCTGGTCTTCATGTAATGCCGCTCATGCGGCAGGGTAATGGATCCACTTTGGTTCGATGGGCTCCCCAAACCTATTTCAACCCACATAAGCACTATGGAGGTGAAGAAATCTTTGTGGTGGACGGTGTGTTTGAGGATGAACATGGGCGCTATCCCGCTGGCTCATGGATCAGAAGCCCCCATTTGAGTTTGCATCAGCCTTTCAGTAAAGAGGGATGTACTATATTTGTTAAGACTGGTCATTTATTAGTTTGA
- a CDS encoding DUF2256 domain-containing protein — MARAEKLSFKGNKSFLPSKTCAVCAKEMTWRKSWAKNWDEVKYCSDACRSKKTTTNTVASTSGKNK, encoded by the coding sequence ATGGCTCGAGCTGAAAAATTAAGTTTTAAAGGAAATAAATCATTCCTGCCTAGCAAGACTTGTGCGGTCTGCGCTAAAGAAATGACTTGGCGTAAGTCCTGGGCTAAAAATTGGGATGAAGTGAAGTACTGCTCCGATGCTTGCCGCTCTAAAAAAACAACTACAAATACCGTAGCTAGCACTAGTGGAAAGAATAAGTGA
- a CDS encoding tripartite tricarboxylate transporter substrate binding protein, which translates to MRTYFSRINFLALILLSQVSIAGYSQDSGKYPNRPITFIASSAPGGTTDFTARVLALPLGAALGQTIVVENKAGASGAIAAAAVKKADPDGYTLLVQYSGYHVITPLVSKNPLPWELKDFKSVANVISAPQIVVIRADLAFKTMNDLIAYAKANPGKLNYASSGNGSLQHVTGAMLEQQAGIKMTHIPYKGTGPALADLLGGQVDLTFGTPPPFIPHIQTGKLRALATTGKKRLQSLPDVPTAAEAGLPKLDATSWFAVFAPVNTPTTIVNQLTTEIAKVMTEPAFKQKALEMGAEAVYMNPKQLDEFIKTENTRWTAVVKAAKIEAD; encoded by the coding sequence ATGCGTACCTATTTTTCTCGGATCAACTTTTTGGCTCTGATTCTGCTAAGTCAAGTATCTATTGCTGGCTATAGTCAGGATTCGGGTAAGTATCCGAATCGCCCGATTACATTCATCGCCTCTTCTGCCCCAGGCGGTACGACAGATTTCACGGCCAGGGTCTTGGCTCTACCTCTTGGGGCTGCTTTAGGCCAAACGATTGTGGTTGAAAATAAAGCGGGAGCATCTGGTGCGATTGCTGCTGCTGCTGTTAAGAAAGCAGATCCTGATGGCTACACTTTATTGGTTCAGTATTCTGGCTACCATGTCATTACGCCGTTGGTTAGCAAAAATCCATTGCCATGGGAGCTTAAAGATTTCAAGTCTGTAGCAAATGTGATCTCAGCACCACAAATTGTAGTGATACGTGCAGACCTAGCATTTAAGACAATGAATGATCTGATCGCCTATGCAAAGGCAAATCCTGGTAAGTTAAATTATGCGTCCTCAGGCAATGGCTCATTGCAACATGTTACTGGGGCGATGTTAGAGCAGCAGGCCGGTATCAAAATGACCCATATTCCTTACAAAGGTACTGGGCCGGCATTAGCTGATTTATTGGGTGGCCAGGTTGATTTGACATTTGGAACGCCTCCTCCATTTATTCCTCACATCCAAACTGGCAAACTGCGTGCATTAGCAACAACAGGCAAGAAGCGTTTGCAAAGTTTGCCTGATGTCCCTACAGCCGCTGAAGCAGGATTACCAAAGCTAGACGCGACATCATGGTTCGCAGTTTTTGCTCCAGTCAACACACCTACAACTATTGTCAATCAACTAACAACTGAAATCGCTAAGGTGATGACCGAACCGGCATTCAAACAAAAAGCGTTGGAGATGGGTGCTGAGGCCGTCTATATGAATCCCAAGCAGTTAGATGAGTTTATTAAGACTGAAAATACCAGGTGGACTGCGGTGGTCAAAGCAGCCAAGATTGAAGCTGATTGA
- a CDS encoding histone deacetylase yields the protein MKAFYTDHYVLPLPPGHRFPMEKYSRLRDLVSKLVGLELVEAPAVSDTQILYAHDPSYLIKILSGNLSPKEQQEIGFPWSELMVERSRRSAGATLAAAKVALSEGLAANLAGGTHHAYRNKGSGFCVFNDSAIAARALQKEINPNLKIAIIDLDVHQGNGTAAILENDASIFTLSIHGENNFPFTKERSDLDVGLPDETGDAIYLAALHQSLEIIDTRFKPNCIIYLAGADPHEGDRLGKLSLTQAGMRQRDEAVFQYGLDRQIPIAFSMAGGYGREIQSTVDIHFQTIQTALQFQQQYG from the coding sequence TTGAAAGCCTTTTATACCGACCACTATGTTTTACCACTTCCACCGGGACACCGCTTTCCGATGGAAAAGTACAGCCGGCTGCGTGATTTAGTGAGTAAGCTAGTAGGGCTAGAGCTAGTAGAGGCTCCCGCTGTCTCTGATACTCAGATTCTGTATGCGCATGATCCCAGTTATCTCATCAAAATCCTCTCAGGTAATTTAAGTCCTAAGGAGCAGCAAGAGATTGGCTTTCCTTGGAGCGAGCTCATGGTGGAGCGCTCACGTCGCTCTGCTGGTGCCACCCTTGCCGCTGCGAAGGTGGCACTCAGTGAGGGCTTAGCAGCCAATCTCGCTGGCGGTACGCATCATGCTTACCGCAATAAAGGGAGTGGATTTTGCGTCTTTAATGACTCTGCGATTGCCGCTCGAGCACTTCAGAAAGAAATCAATCCAAACCTAAAGATCGCCATCATCGATTTGGATGTTCATCAGGGCAATGGTACTGCTGCTATTTTAGAAAATGATGCTTCTATATTTACCTTATCTATACATGGGGAAAATAACTTCCCTTTTACAAAAGAGCGTAGCGATCTTGATGTTGGCTTACCAGACGAAACGGGAGATGCGATCTATTTAGCAGCGCTTCATCAAAGTCTAGAAATAATAGACACACGCTTTAAGCCCAATTGCATTATTTACTTAGCTGGGGCCGACCCCCATGAGGGAGATCGCTTAGGCAAGCTCAGTCTGACTCAAGCAGGAATGCGGCAGCGAGATGAGGCTGTTTTTCAGTATGGCTTAGATCGCCAGATTCCAATTGCCTTTAGTATGGCGGGCGGATATGGCAGAGAAATTCAGTCAACCGTGGACATTCATTTTCAGACCATCCAAACTGCACTTCAGTTTCAACAGCAATACGGTTGA
- a CDS encoding MBL fold metallo-hydrolase, translating into MQRRQILKMLVASSVISVPGFLLAQNSKPAQITIIYDAFGKPSDLGRGWGYAALIEYGGKRILFDTGGQYKVFAENVKKLKINLKNLDFVVLSHRHGDHTSGIQFVLEQNPKVQFYAPTEPGSFGNPINGASPLGKLISRKVDDVPHDLHYFDGKYEDRYKVDSAWPTANITLIDKPTEVMPGFYLFKTISENKGTMELNELSLAIKTPKGLAVIVGCSHPGIEKILAAASEIDPKIYTLAGGLHLVDVSDQQITQIASNFKNKWGIERVAAGHCSGEFAQAEFSRSFGDRHDHSGVGEIILLPK; encoded by the coding sequence ATGCAACGTCGTCAGATACTAAAAATGTTGGTCGCATCAAGTGTCATTTCTGTGCCGGGGTTTCTACTCGCTCAGAACAGTAAGCCAGCACAAATAACGATTATTTATGATGCCTTTGGGAAACCCTCTGACCTGGGTCGTGGCTGGGGATACGCGGCACTTATCGAGTATGGTGGAAAACGGATTCTGTTTGATACCGGCGGGCAATATAAAGTATTTGCGGAAAATGTTAAAAAACTAAAAATTAACCTGAAGAACTTAGACTTTGTTGTGCTCTCTCACAGACATGGTGACCACACATCAGGAATCCAATTTGTTTTAGAGCAAAACCCCAAGGTTCAGTTTTATGCCCCCACTGAACCCGGCTCGTTTGGCAATCCAATTAATGGCGCCAGTCCACTTGGAAAATTGATATCTAGGAAAGTAGATGATGTTCCACATGATCTACATTACTTTGATGGTAAGTATGAGGATAGGTACAAAGTTGACTCAGCTTGGCCAACAGCAAACATCACATTAATCGATAAACCAACCGAAGTAATGCCTGGATTTTATCTATTTAAGACCATATCCGAGAATAAAGGAACTATGGAGTTGAATGAACTTTCATTAGCCATTAAGACCCCTAAGGGACTAGCAGTTATCGTGGGATGCTCTCATCCGGGTATTGAAAAAATACTAGCAGCCGCCTCTGAAATTGATCCCAAAATTTATACACTGGCCGGAGGACTCCATCTAGTGGATGTTAGCGACCAACAAATTACTCAAATTGCTTCTAACTTTAAGAATAAATGGGGTATCGAAAGAGTGGCTGCAGGCCATTGTTCTGGAGAATTTGCTCAAGCTGAGTTTAGTCGCAGTTTTGGCGATAGGCATGATCACTCTGGCGTTGGAGAGATTATTCTTTTGCCAAAATAG